The genome window AAACTCCGTATATTAATGATATGGATTAAGGCATAACATGAATAATAGCAAGAatatcaaattatgttaaattaaattacaaaattgattCTCAAATTCGTGTATGGTATAGGagcaaaactataattttaccgTAAATTTAAAATCCAGCAGAATAATCTAATTGGGCATAATCAgaaatcaaatcatttaaattatttttcttttaattgtaattatttgtCACCCATTACCCTTTGTAAATTCATCTTAAACATACCATGGTGAGACTTCAACAACTgtctaattttatattctgagtcTTATTAAGCATAAATAGTGGcgatcaaaattcaattcaactcgaaaaataaaataaaaattcaaatttcaagttaattgaattaagttattctttttttctactcgaataagtaatttgagtttgagttgagttaaattttacaatttgaataacttgaataattcaaataattgatTAGTATAAATATACCTTTGGccctatcaattttaaaatgagcaaattggtctctcttaacaaaaattacaaaataatttttaattaaaatatttataaaaattccaaaatttatattttaaaaattataaaagcttaaaaagtattaaaaatctgaagaatatgtaaaaatttaaaaaaattctaaaataataattttgattttttttctcttattttgctttgatttttttcaaaaatatatagattcaaatttatgtgttctaacatggaattatttatattgtaataagattttagtttgatatgtttaattttttttatttaacttgaacaatttcatttgattcaactcgactcgaatTTGATTTTActcgattcaattcgaaaactttcaaattgagttaggatgataaaatgagacttgccaactcaattaactcaaaaaattttcactcaattcgATCGAATGTTCACCCCTATGTATAAAATATCACATTTACGTTAAGTTCCATCTCGTGTGAGTTTTATTCAGATTTATTTTGATCTATATTCAGATATGTttccattatgagtatgtttgtGTATTGTAATGATTGGTTTTGATCATATTTATTTAgagatattaattatttgtactaTATATTAAGCTTCTAATTGTGGTGTTGTTAATTTAGTTGTGTAATTAACTAAGGATGAAGCCAGCAAATTTGTTTAGGAgaccgaaattaaattataacaatttcactattttaataacttatatctttaaattttaaaaattttaaagaacttaaatgaaaaattttccattttagcgAAGATCAGGGCCCCTGTCAGTCCCCTTAGCTACGTCTCTGGTAATAACTAAAATCTATTATTTTACaaggtaaattatattattttaaggatgttttattattcttatatcttttatataaaaaataaataaaaaaatacacatgCATAATGGGATTTAAACTTAAAACGCTATGTTTTTTAACGtctttattttgctttttaattaaaacttcatTGTCCTTTATACCAAttctttataaatacatttgttacataattttattttgacataatgtctaatttagcccttaatgtttatatcttttatcaattttagccctcaattttttaataaaagttatatttgACTATCAACCTTTCAAAAGAGTTGAATTGTTGTTTTCTTAATGAAACAccgactaaaatattaatttttaaatatgacaACTTGCATAATAATCAATATGtactaaatgttatttttatttgaatttcatttttgtttttaaataatttttataattttaaaattatttgttggcATGACATAGAAGATAAATAGTGTCGATCAACATTAAGTACACATGAATTTTCAtgttaacatcattaaaaattaatgttttagtcaatatatctatataaaagaaaagaggcaaaatgactttttttaagGTGTAAggctaaatttaattaaaaaataagagttaaattgacaaaaaatatgaacattaagagttgaatttaatattacgccttttatttttactcataTCGTAACCGTGTCATAACCTATTAACTATAATTCCGTTTGTGTTTTGTCGTGATTGGTTACAAATAATTATGGAATATATTGAttgtaattttaactttaaaaaataatttaactgattttaattactaatatttattttcaatttaaatattattaattaccttttgaaaacaaaataaattagaaaaaagggaaaatatcaaaatagttataaaagtttccaaaaataaagaacgtaTAAAAACCGCATAACGCCAAACATTTAAACGACCATAAATACGCAAgctttgaatttgaaatttcgTTAAACGCTACTCTCCAAAAAATATCACCGCCGCGCCATGGCGGCGACTTTATCATCTCCATGGGGTAAACCCGGCGCATGGGCTGTTGACGCCGAAGAAAATGAAGCGGAAGACGAGCGACAACAAAGCGGCGCCGGTTCCTCAACCGAAAAGCTCGGGGATTTCCCTTCCTTAGCCACCGCTGTCACCACCACCAAGGCGAAGAAAAAGAAGGGTCAAACCCTATCTCTCGCCGAGTTTGCTTCTAAGCCCAGTGAGCCAACCCGACTCACTCGCGAGGATCTTCTCGCACTCCCCACCGGCCCTCGACAACGTTCCGCTGAGGAACTCGATCGCAACCGACTAGGTGGTGGTTTTAAATCTTATGGTTCGAATAGGTATGGTTCCGATGGCGATGATTCTTCGAGTAATAGTAGATGGGGATCTTCTTGGGGATTGAATAAAGATAGAGAAACTGCTCCCTCACGCGCCGATGAGATTGATGATTGGGCTTCGGCTAAGAAATCGACTTCCGTCGCGAACGGATTTGGGGGTGGATTTGAGAGGAGAGGGAGAGGAGGCGGCGGTGGTGGGTTTTCCAATTCGCAATCGAAAGCCGATGAAGTAGATAGCTGGGCAGCTAATAAGAACTATAAAAGCGCCGCAGAGGCACCGCCTCGGAGATTTGGTGGGGGTTTCGAAAGAAGCAGTTTCGATTCGACTCAAGCGAGAGATTCGCCGAGGGATTTGGATAATTGGggaaagaaaaatgatgaaagTGCCAGTTCTGCTGGTAGCGGTGGGGTTAGACCAAAGCTTGTGCTTCAGCCACGTAAAGCTCCTCAAACTGAAAAGGGTAAGAAGGATGCGACTCCGGCGGATAAGCCCAAGGGGGCAAATCCTTTTGGTGAGGCGAGGCCGCGAGAGGAGGTTTTgaaggaaaaagggaaagattGGAAGGAGATTGATGAGAAGATGGAAGCTGCTAAGATTAAAGAGACATCAGCAGTTGCTGAGAAAGGAGGAAAGGGAAGTTTCGGGAATGAGCGTGTGCCGGTGGAAAGAAGCTGGAGGAAGAATGAGTCTGTTGAGGCTGCTAATCAACCCTAAAGGTTTGTTCGATTAGCTGAAGTTTGGTTGCTCGGTTAATTCGAGAATATTGCTATATTCATTGTTTGTTGAAGATTATCATAGAATGTGTAGGAGCATGTTTTGTTCGATGAGCTGAAATTTGTTTGCTTGGTAAATTCGAGAATATCACTATATGTATTGTTTGTTTAAGATGATGATACATTGTGTAGGAGCATGCTTTCTTCAGTATGAATCTCGTTGGTTTGTATATGAACTGTTTATATGCTCTGCTTCTGAGTCTGCTGAGGCTGCTCATCAACCCCAAAGGCTTGTTCGGTTAGCTGAAATTCGATTGCTCGTTTAATTTGAGAATATCActatatttattgtttgtttaaGACAATGATACATTGTGTAGGAGCATGCTTTCTTCAGTATGAATCTCGTTGGTTTGTATATGAACTGTTTATATGCTGCTTCAGAGTCTGTTGAGGCTGCTAATCAACCCCAAAGGCTTGTTCCATTAGCTGAAATTTGATTGCTCGGTTAATTCAAGAATATCActatatttattgtttgtttacGATGATGATACATAGTGTAGGAGCATGCTTTCTTCAGTATGAAGCTCATTGGTTTGTATATGAACTTTCTATATGCTGCTGCTGAGTCTGTTGAGGCTGCTAATCAACCCTAAAGGTTTGTTCAATTAGTTGAAATTTGATTGCTCAATTAATTCAAGAACATTGCTATATGTATTGTTTGTTTAAGATGATAATACATTTTTAGTAGCATGTTTTCTTCATTTAGCTGAAATTAGATTGCTTGGTTAATTCGAGAATTCTGGcatatttattgtttgtttaaGGTGATGATACATTGTGTAGGAGCACGCTTTTTTCAGAATGAATCTTCTTGGATTATATATAAACTGTTTATATGCTGCTTCTAGGTATTGCTTAATACATTGCAGTTGCTATCGTGGGCTCTTTCATTCTCTTCTGTcatttaaaacttcattttgatCTTATGAACTGGATTAAAAGTagcatatttgtatttttattgtcTGTCATAGTTGCTTTGTGCTGTTTTTGCATGAATTCTGGGAAATGAAATTAGCCTTAATAGATAAACGGAGAATGATAACCATGCATCTTTGGCATCTCAACTGTCTCATTTGTTTTTGGTCTGAGCCCCCCGTGTCCCGTAGCTACATTAGACCCCGGCTAAATCCAAAGCCAAGCCAGGTCGAACCTCTAAACGATGTCAAAGCTCCCCAATGCTACTTTCTCCACCCACAAGACTCTAACCCAAGCCTCGGGACATCAAGCTCCTTAATTATTCGACCTAAGGCGTCGGTCTAACTTGTCCCTTTTCTTGTTATATGAGTATTCACATTTATGTTTAAGATGGGCAATTGAAaatccccaaaaaaaaaaccaacaaatGGTTGGAAGAAGTGGCAGTGAATTTCTTCCCCAGATATTTGGACTGAGTTCGAAATCTTGAGTCATCATTATTGAGAGGGATTTACCTAAATACCACTCCTGGCTCAAATAGGATTAGGCTCAGACCGATAAATGGATGAGGACAGTTATGGCTATACCAAAAAGAAATGCACACATTTTATCTTGTCCAAACCAAATTCCCTGCCTATTATATCCCTCTTTTGGTTCATTCTTATGGAAAAACTGTGTTGCTCAAAGTGTGTTTCATAACAACTTTGGACATTGCAGACTctgatatttttttcttctcgaATCCAGGGCCAAGGAAACGATGAACGGCCGTGTTCCTGAGAATTGAAGGCACGGACAGAAAAAGGTT of Gossypium raimondii isolate GPD5lz chromosome 3, ASM2569854v1, whole genome shotgun sequence contains these proteins:
- the LOC105795389 gene encoding eukaryotic translation initiation factor 4B3; this translates as MAATLSSPWGKPGAWAVDAEENEAEDERQQSGAGSSTEKLGDFPSLATAVTTTKAKKKKGQTLSLAEFASKPSEPTRLTREDLLALPTGPRQRSAEELDRNRLGGGFKSYGSNRYGSDGDDSSSNSRWGSSWGLNKDRETAPSRADEIDDWASAKKSTSVANGFGGGFERRGRGGGGGGFSNSQSKADEVDSWAANKNYKSAAEAPPRRFGGGFERSSFDSTQARDSPRDLDNWGKKNDESASSAGSGGVRPKLVLQPRKAPQTEKGKKDATPADKPKGANPFGEARPREEVLKEKGKDWKEIDEKMEAAKIKETSAVAEKGGKGSFGNERVPVERSWRKNESVEAANQP